In one window of Paraflavitalea soli DNA:
- a CDS encoding HEAT repeat domain-containing protein: protein MSSELEKYIRNNLDELDKKRPDDAVLGRILATMKTAEQEKPAATVRSMRLWKWAAACLLVTAGGIAAWYYNQQPQPTHAGTTNIPPIRPQPVPKTELVVQPPVTIPREHVARYKKTVVPVVKSSKTELLAGLSNMQSAASRINAVFAASRMKYNSKEVADALVQTLNNDPNANVRLAALDGLTRYHNEPSVRRKLVASLNNQQDPVVQINLIDLLAGMQEVSALSGLEKMANDENTNTIVRGVAWAGILQLRHR, encoded by the coding sequence ATGAGCAGTGAATTGGAAAAATATATACGGAATAACCTGGATGAGCTGGATAAGAAAAGGCCAGATGATGCGGTACTGGGTCGTATCCTGGCAACCATGAAAACCGCAGAACAGGAGAAACCTGCCGCCACGGTGCGCTCCATGCGGTTATGGAAATGGGCGGCTGCCTGCTTGCTGGTGACTGCCGGCGGCATCGCGGCCTGGTATTATAATCAGCAACCACAACCCACCCATGCAGGTACTACCAATATTCCCCCCATACGTCCTCAGCCAGTGCCAAAAACGGAGCTGGTAGTGCAGCCGCCTGTTACTATACCAAGGGAACATGTGGCCAGGTACAAAAAAACAGTTGTTCCTGTAGTAAAGTCCTCAAAGACGGAATTATTAGCAGGGTTGAGCAATATGCAATCAGCAGCCAGCAGGATCAATGCGGTTTTTGCTGCATCCAGGATGAAATACAACAGCAAAGAGGTGGCGGATGCGCTGGTGCAAACCCTCAACAATGATCCCAATGCCAATGTACGATTGGCCGCACTGGATGGACTGACCAGGTACCATAATGAGCCATCTGTAAGAAGAAAGCTGGTGGCTTCGCTCAATAATCAACAGGACCCGGTGGTACAGATCAACCTGATCGACCTGCTCGCCGGTATGCAGGAGGTAAGCGCCCTGTCGGGTCTCGAAAAAATGGCCAATGATGAAAACACCAATACAATTGTCAGGGGTGTTGCCTGGGCCGGGATATTACAGCTTCGTCATCGATAA
- a CDS encoding SMP-30/gluconolactonase/LRE family protein codes for MYRKLPGSDTLTEYATGLVYPNGIAADEVNKVLFVADFTGLHILDLVTGKQSWLSDGGGTYLNGIDGLYYYKGTLIGIQDSGNQGDRVVRFYCLLFNVDR; via the coding sequence GTGTACCGGAAATTGCCGGGCAGTGATACATTGACTGAATATGCTACGGGCCTTGTGTATCCCAATGGGATAGCTGCCGATGAGGTCAACAAGGTGTTGTTTGTAGCTGATTTTACCGGCTTGCATATTCTGGATCTGGTCACGGGAAAGCAGTCATGGCTCAGTGATGGAGGAGGGACCTATCTGAATGGGATCGACGGCCTTTATTATTACAAAGGAACATTGATCGGCATACAGGATTCGGGCAACCAGGGCGACCGGGTTGTGCGGTTTTATTGCCTGTTATTCAATGTTGACCGGTAA
- a CDS encoding RNA polymerase sigma factor — protein sequence MNKQEELIARCKQGDPSAYTELYHEHVGAVYNSIIRLVRHTAEAEDILQESFVAAFQGIAGFTPTVGFRAWVKKIAINKSIDWIRKQKISFVELESHFMGISEDAGIDEAAFQYTMDAIAAAIELLPDHYRTIFNLYAIENIPHGEIAHLLGLENTTARTQYHRAKQKLLMILTKGG from the coding sequence ATGAATAAACAGGAAGAATTAATAGCCAGGTGCAAACAGGGCGATCCCTCAGCTTATACTGAGCTGTACCATGAGCACGTCGGGGCAGTATATAATTCCATTATAAGACTGGTACGCCATACGGCGGAAGCAGAAGATATCCTGCAGGAAAGCTTCGTGGCAGCCTTCCAGGGCATTGCTGGTTTTACTCCAACAGTAGGATTCAGGGCCTGGGTTAAAAAGATTGCCATTAATAAGTCCATCGACTGGATACGGAAACAGAAAATAAGCTTTGTGGAACTGGAATCGCATTTCATGGGTATATCAGAAGATGCGGGGATAGACGAGGCTGCTTTTCAATATACCATGGATGCCATAGCAGCAGCCATTGAATTACTACCTGATCATTACCGCACTATTTTCAACCTGTATGCCATAGAAAATATACCGCATGGAGAAATTGCCCACCTGCTGGGACTGGAAAATACAACTGCCAGAACCCAATACCACCGGGCCAAACAAAAATTATTAATGATTCTCACCAAAGGAGGTTAG